One window from the genome of Erwinia sorbitola encodes:
- the cyoA gene encoding cytochrome o ubiquinol oxidase subunit II translates to MRLMKYNKSLGILSLIASMILLSGCDSALLNPKGQVALEQRSLILTAFGLMMIVVIPAVLMAVVFAWKYRASNTNAKYSPNWSHSNKVEAVVWTVPILIIVFLGILTWKSTHALEPSKPLASDAKPVVIEVVALDWKWLFIYPEQGIATVNQIAFPANRPVSFKITSNTVMNSFFIPTLGSQIYAMAGMQTRLNLIANEAGTFNGISSNFSGRGFSGMKFKAIATPDEASFEQWVAKAKQSPDTLMTMDDFKKLAAPSENHPVEFFSSVKPELFKDVIGQFKMNHGGSMDMSHGEGHEGMDMSNTAHAGAEE, encoded by the coding sequence ATGAGACTCATGAAATACAATAAAAGTTTGGGGATTTTGTCATTAATCGCAAGCATGATTTTGTTAAGTGGTTGTGATAGTGCGTTATTAAATCCCAAAGGACAGGTTGCACTGGAGCAGCGTTCGCTGATTTTGACGGCCTTTGGCCTGATGATGATCGTCGTTATCCCCGCAGTCTTGATGGCCGTGGTGTTCGCCTGGAAATATCGGGCATCTAACACCAATGCGAAATACAGCCCAAACTGGTCCCACTCGAACAAAGTGGAAGCGGTTGTCTGGACTGTGCCGATCTTGATCATTGTCTTCCTTGGCATACTGACGTGGAAATCTACTCACGCTCTGGAACCAAGCAAGCCTCTGGCATCTGACGCGAAACCCGTGGTGATCGAAGTTGTCGCCCTTGACTGGAAATGGCTGTTTATTTACCCGGAACAGGGTATTGCTACCGTTAACCAGATCGCTTTCCCGGCTAATCGCCCTGTGAGCTTCAAGATTACCTCAAATACCGTCATGAACTCCTTCTTCATTCCTACCCTCGGTAGCCAGATTTACGCTATGGCGGGTATGCAGACAAGATTGAACCTGATCGCGAATGAAGCCGGCACCTTTAATGGTATTTCCTCGAACTTCAGTGGTCGTGGTTTCTCTGGTATGAAGTTTAAAGCGATTGCCACTCCTGACGAAGCGTCTTTCGAACAGTGGGTTGCTAAAGCAAAACAGTCACCAGACACCCTCATGACAATGGATGATTTTAAAAAGCTGGCTGCGCCTAGCGAAAATCACCCGGTTGAATTCTTCTCAAGTGTGAAACCTGAACTGTTTAAAGACGTTATTGGTCAGTTCAAGATGAACCACGGCGGAAGCATGGACATGTCCCACGGCGAAGGCCATGAAGGCATGGATATGAGCAATACCGCTCACGCGGGAGCCGAGGAATAA